A region of the Thermodesulfobacteriota bacterium genome:
GGGGTGCCTTGCGCTCAAGGATGGTCTTTTGGGTCCCCCGGCGCTTGGCCTCCTCATCACTCAACGTCACCGGCTGAATACCACCTACTAGATCGACCAGAGTGGGGTTGAGGATAAGATTTTCCAGAGAATGCCCATGGGCGGTGGCAATAAGTTGAACTCCCCTTTCGGCGATGGTTCGGGCAGCGATAGCCTCGGCTTCGGTGCCGATTTCGTCGATTATGATTACCTCCGGCATGTGGTTTTCTACGGCTTCGATCATCACCGCATGTTGCCTATCCGGTGATAGAACCTGCATTCGCCGGGCACGGCCGATGGCCGGATGAGGAATATCGCCGTCTCCGGCAATCTCATTCGAGGTATCAACCACAATGACCCGTTTCTCTAACTCGTCAGACAAAACCCTAGCCGCCTCTCTTAGCAGGGTTGTCTTGCCCACGCCGGGCCTGCCCAGGAGTAATATATTCTTACCCGATTTAATAACGTCCTTGATAATATCCACCGTCCCAAAAACAGCACGCCCGACCCGGCAGGTGAGCCCGATAACCTCGCCCAGACGGTTCCGGATGGCCGATATGCGGTGTAGTGTGCGTTCAATCCCGGCACGGTTATCCAGGGTGAACATACCAATCTGGCTTATTACGTATTGAATATCCTCACGACTGATGGATATGCGGTCAAAATAAAGGGCTTTGTCTACGTACCGCACTTCTAGTTGCCGCCCTAAATCGAGGACGATCTCCACGAGATTTTCAGAATTGCCTTGTTCAATGATGACCGCCTTGATCTGAGGCGGTAAGACCTCTATAAGCAAGTCCAAATTATCCGTTATTCTGTGTTCCCGGTTGGCCATAGTGAAATTATATCAAAGCCAAGCCCACTATTACAATTAAGATAGGGATTTCCCAAATTGCAAGTCCTCAAGATTGTTGTAAGATCACAGGATAATATGCTAAGTCCATGTAATTATTTAGCGTCTAGCCAGGTCGATATTTAGATATTTAGTGAACCATTCTGCTGCTAAGCGAGCTACTTCTTCTAGTGTTCCTGGTTCTTCAAAAAGATGACTTGCCCCGGGGATTACTTTTAGCTCTGTTATATTCTTCATGTGCAGCATCGCATCACGGTTTAGCTTGAGTACGAAGCGGTCATTTCCTCCCACGATAAAAAGGGTAGGTGCCAGAACCTGTCCCAGAGCCTTCTTTGCCAGGTCGGGACGTCCTCCCCGCGAGACTATGGCCTTAACTTCCTCGCCTAATTCTGCGGCAGCCATGATTGCGGCAGCCGCTCCCGTGCTTGCACCGAAATAACCGACTTGAGGGGAGCTGGTACGAACTTGATCCTTTACCCATATAGTGGCTGCTTTCAGGCGGCGACCAAGAAGAGGAATATCGAAGCGGTTTTCATAAATTAGGTCCTCTTCTTTGGTAAGGAGGTCAAAGAGGAGAGTGCCGAGCCCAGCAGATTGTAATACCCGGGCCACGAATACGTTTCTAGGGCTCAGGCGCGAGCTACCGCTTCCATGGGCAAATATCACTACCCCTTTTGCTTCCTTCGGAAGGTTGATTTCCCCCTCGAGGGTTACGGAGTCGGCTGGTATTTCTATCGGGATTCGAGATTCTCCTCTGGCCATATCTTTGCTCCGGCTTTTTCTTCATGGTTGGAGAACATACCCAAGATTATTTGGCTCTCCCTGGGTTTAAATGTTTCAAATGGCATGCCAGCACTAAATAACCTAATTCATCGGGAAAACTATAACTTCTATAGTTATTTCAGGTACTGGACTGTAAGATGTCTTAGATTCTGACAGATAGATTTTTATCTATGGGCAATGGGTTTGTACAAATCTCAAATAGTTCGGGGGGATCAGGCCCGATTTCTAAAATGGTATGTGGCTTGCTAATATTTGATAATAGACCCTTCGATTAAACATGATTTAGAAAGTCATATGCTGGTGTATGTCAATAAAATAAAAGGAGATAGTTATGAAAAAAGTCGTCAAGACTAAGCCAGCCGCTGGACGTACCAGGAAGAGGAAATTAACCCTAGATGTTATCTTTGAGAAGCTTGATGAAATAACACAGAGACTGGATATGATTGAGAACGATTTAAGAGAGCTTAAGGGGATAGCCTATCCTAAGAGCGAACAAGAGGAAAGGGAATCTGCACCGGAGTTTTTCATGCAAAAATGACGCCCAAACTAGGGAAATAGCTCTTCAATGGGACTCATCCTAATCTTCTTCGTATCCATACTCACTAGATGTTAATAGCTCTTGTAGTCTTTCATCAAACAACTCCTCATTTACATCATGGGGAAAGTAAAATTCCGTCTTGTGATAATAAGAATCGCCCTCCGTCCGTCCGGTCTTCTGCAGGGTGGGAATTCCGAAGTCGCTACAGGCTTCCTTTAGGCAGCTATAGAAGAAATTTGTGTTGTACCGCCCCACATCACCATCTACATACCATTTTGTTTTCATGAGATTCTTCTCCCTAGCTTAAGGAGTTTATTCTAAAGTGAGCCTTACTTAACATCGCCTTTTTATGATACAGTTTGTAAAATAAATAATAAAAAACCCGACTACTTAACGTAAGATATTATAAACTCTAGAGTTATATGTTCAAATAATCTAGGAGAAAGATTACGATTTTGAGGGGTTAAGGGTTGCGAATAACTAACGATGAAATTGCCGATGTACTCGAGCGCATTTCGGTCTTGCTCGAAGCGCAAGGTGCAAGCCCGTTCAGGGTGCGTGCCTACAACGCTTCCGCCAAGACCGTTCGTGAAAACCCCCGGTCCGTGGCTGATATCCTGGAGTCAGAGGGAACGGAGGGTTTGGAGCTTCTCCCGACAATCGGTAAGAGCATAGCATCTGTAATAGAAGAATACGTGCATACTGGACGTAGCTCTCTACTCGAACGCCTGGAGGGGCAGGTATCTCCGGAGGACCTCTTCACTACGGTGCCTGGAATAGGTGAGGAACTGGCCAGGCGAATTCATCGGGAGCTAAACATCGATACACTGGAGGAACTCGAGCAAGCCGCTCACGACGGGCGTTTGGAGACGCTTTCCGGTTTTGGTGAGCGACGGGTTCGGGGAATTAGAGACACTCTTGCCGGTATGCTTGGCCGTTCGGTGCGCCGGCGGGCTCGAAGGTTACGTTTGAAAGAAACCCAAGACATGCCGGGGGAGCGTCCGTCTATAGGGAACATACTGATGATAGACGAGGAGTACAGAAGGCGTGCG
Encoded here:
- a CDS encoding R3H domain-containing nucleic acid-binding protein, which produces MANREHRITDNLDLLIEVLPPQIKAVIIEQGNSENLVEIVLDLGRQLEVRYVDKALYFDRISISREDIQYVISQIGMFTLDNRAGIERTLHRISAIRNRLGEVIGLTCRVGRAVFGTVDIIKDVIKSGKNILLLGRPGVGKTTLLREAARVLSDELEKRVIVVDTSNEIAGDGDIPHPAIGRARRMQVLSPDRQHAVMIEAVENHMPEVIIIDEIGTEAEAIAARTIAERGVQLIATAHGHSLENLILNPTLVDLVGGIQPVTLSDEEAKRRGTQKTILERKAPPTFDVVVEIQNKDRFAIHHDVVTIVDQFLRGVLPSPEVRLRKEDGEIEILSPPSTQPTTALTPRQTPTDEYKKKIIRIYPYGVTRKRLERAIRELRVPAYVTANLEQADFILTLRGREKNLPQKLRRATDHGTAIHTIKGDTLKFILDFLRNVFEETDYMDEQEAALHEVEEAINKVISEQQPVELQPHNNYIRGLQHRLVERYGLFSESKGHEPMRRVVIYPVGRS
- a CDS encoding dienelactone hydrolase family protein, with translation MARGESRIPIEIPADSVTLEGEINLPKEAKGVVIFAHGSGSSRLSPRNVFVARVLQSAGLGTLLFDLLTKEEDLIYENRFDIPLLGRRLKAATIWVKDQVRTSSPQVGYFGASTGAAAAIMAAAELGEEVKAIVSRGGRPDLAKKALGQVLAPTLFIVGGNDRFVLKLNRDAMLHMKNITELKVIPGASHLFEEPGTLEEVARLAAEWFTKYLNIDLARR
- a CDS encoding helix-hairpin-helix domain-containing protein, producing MRITNDEIADVLERISVLLEAQGASPFRVRAYNASAKTVRENPRSVADILESEGTEGLELLPTIGKSIASVIEEYVHTGRSSLLERLEGQVSPEDLFTTVPGIGEELARRIHRELNIDTLEELEQAAHDGRLETLSGFGERRVRGIRDTLAGMLGRSVRRRARRLRLKETQDMPGERPSIGNILMIDEEYRRRAERGDLPKISPRRFNPEKKAWLPVLHSEHDGWSFTAMYSNSALAHELGMTRDWVIIYYERDGQEDQCTVVTERRGRLAGKRVIRGRESECLAFYEKKF